One Sparus aurata chromosome 5, fSpaAur1.1, whole genome shotgun sequence genomic window carries:
- the LOC115581548 gene encoding zinc finger protein 502-like produces the protein MSHKCDQCGKVFKFRSKLQAHLRVHTGEKPTRSHCCSTCGTRFRLKSELESHFGIHAGEKPYSCNTSGKAYENNSGLNTHLRSHAGQMPHACGACGKRFKKATDLKTHTRIHTGEKPHSCEICGKDFRLSCVLKVHMRSHTGEKPYPCRVCGKRFCNASTLTRHMRIHTGEKPFVCKTCGKAFYRTSDLKTHTRIHTGEKPYSCQICGRDFRHASVLQVHMRSHTGEKPYSCQICGRDFRHASVLKVHMRSHTGEKPYVCTTCGLRFSVGFVLKRHRTSHKDQELHH, from the coding sequence ATGTCTCATAAATGTGACCAATGTGGTAAAGTTTTTAAGTTTAGGTCAAAATTGCAGGCACACCTGAgggtccacacaggtgagaagccaaCGAGAAGCCATTGTTGCAGCACCTGTGGAACAAGATTCCGTCTGAAATCAGAGTTGGAAAGTCATTTTGGGATCCACGCAGGTGAGAAGCCATATTCGTGCAACACCTCTGGGAAAGCATATGAAAATAATAGTGGCTTAAATACCCACCTGAGAAGTCACGCAGGTCAGATGCCACATGCTTGTGGCGCCTGCGGGAAAAGATTCAAAAAGGCGACGGATTTAAAAACTCACAcaagaatccacacaggtgagaagccgcaTTCGTGTGAAATTTGTGGCAAAGACTTCAGACTCAGCTGCGTCTTGAAGGTCCACATGAGAAGCCACACAGGGGAGAAGCCGTATCCTTGCAGAGTCTGCGGGAAAAGATTCTGTAACGCTTCGACGTTGACCAGGCATATGAGAATCCACACGGGTGAAAAGCCGTTTGTTTGCAAAACGTGTGGGAAAGCGTTCTATCGCACGTCAGATTTGAAAACTCATACAAGAATCCACACGGGCGAGAAGCCGTATTCATGTCAGATATGTGGCAGAGATTTCCGACATGCCAGCGTCTTGCAAGTTCACATGAGGAGCCACACGGGAGAGAAACCGTATTCATGTCAGATATGTGGCAGAGATTTCCGACATGCCAGCGTCTTGAAAGTTCACATGAGGAGCCACACTGGTGAGAAGCCGTACGTTTGCACGACCTGTGGGCTGAGATTCTCGGTCGGGTTTGTACTGAAAAGGCATCGGACATCTCATAAAGATCAAGAGCTACACCATTGA